Within Candidatus Neomarinimicrobiota bacterium, the genomic segment GCTTAAGTATGGATTCAGATTCAGTCGTCGTAAAACCAACTCCAGTAAAAGCAGATCGAGCTTGAAACTGAGCTGTTTCGCTGGACACTCCTGTAACACTCAAAGCGATGGCAGCAATGCGTGTTACAATCAATGAAAGTGTGAGAATGATAAGAAATGAAAAGATAGCTATCATATTACTAATCTATCTTAAATATGAGTGTTTGAAGAATAAGGATTTACAAGGTACCTGAGACCCGTTCTTCGAGATTTGCAAAAATGTTCCTGGTATTCTCAATTCTGCTCGCCCTCCGCTAAGTTTTTAAAGGCTGCAATTTGATGGATATCACCCATAATAGCTAGCATGTCTCCCTGTTCAAAACATGTATCACCTTCTGGATTGGGAAATACCACACCATCTCTCATCAGGCCAACTACAGTAACTCCGGTCACACTCCGAATTGCGGATTCCCGAATGGTTTTCTCAAGTAAACTGCTCCCTTTTGCCAAGGTCACCCAGGAAAGATCCAATAAATGCGCTGCATCCATTAATTGTTTTAAAACAGTTTGTTCATTCCGTTTTACATACCGGGACGCATAGAGTTCGTGGCGAATAGAATCTGTGTATTTCATGATTACTCCTGGAGGGAGATCTAGATGAAGAAGGGCTTGTCTGGTGATCTCCAAGCTGGCTTCAAAATTTGGCATAACCACCTCATAAACACCACTTTTAGCTAAATTCTCTATCTGTTCACGACCCTCAGCCCGTGCCACCATATGCAAGTTTGGGTTAATTTGATGCATATGGTTGACGATGGCCATGGTAGTCGCATGGGCTGGAGTGGTTATTATCAGTAGTCTTGCAGAATCGACCCTGGCAGCATTCAGGACGATGGGCTGGCTGGCATCACCGTAAATGACAGAGTATTTTAATTTCTTTACCTGCTCAACCTTTCTGAAATCTAATTCGATCAGGACGAATTTCCGACCTAAACGACTCAATATCTGGGCGATATACTGCCCCACATTCCCAGCTCCAGCGATAACCACATGATCATGTAAACTACCCTTGGGAAAATTAAGGCGTTGGTGATCCTCGTATTTGAATTTTTTCCTCAGGAGTGAATAGAGAGGAGCAGTGAAACCTGAAATTGTGGGGGTTAATACCATGGTGACGATGGCTACGTTTAGAACAAGCGCATAAAGTTCATTACTAATTGAATGAGTACTCTGACCAACCCTGGCAAGCACAAAACTAAATTCGCCTACCTGGAAAAGTCCTAGACTAACTGCTATCGGGATGATGTTATGGTATTTAAACAGGGGTGTAATCATCAGAAATATCAAGGCTTTGCCAATAGAGATCAATAAAATGAATAACACCACGGTTTTCCAGTTATCTATAAAATGGAGGGGGTCAAATAGCATCCCCACTGATACAAAGAAAAGTAAGGCAAATAGATCTCTTATTGAAATGATATCTGACAGGGCCTTGTGTGCGTATTCTGATTGATTCAACACTAGCCCCGCAACAAAGGCGCCCAGTGCGAAGGATAAGCCAAATAGGTAGGTGCCATATCCAATACCGAGTCCCATGGCCGTAACTGCCAGGAGAAACAGCTCCCGGGAGTTAGAGATTGCGATGAACTTCATGAATCTGGGCATGATTCGTGTACCAAGAACTATCATTCCAGTTAAAAAAATAGTTGCTCGGAGTACAGCCCAACCGAGATTGGCAAAACTATGTTCAGGACTGCTTAATTGGGGCAAAATGATCATCAACGGCACAATGGCCAAATCCTGAACTAGAAGGATACCAATCATTACCCGACTTGAAAGCGTCCCAAGTCGCCTCTGATTTGAGAGGGTCTTGATAATCACCATGGTACTGGACAGGGAAATAAGTGCCCCCAACCAGATCGACTCATTTGAATCAAAACCGAAAAACCGACCCAGCACATATCCAAATCCCATGGTGAGCAGGATTTGAAGTGGTGTTCCTAGCAGAGCTATGTAACGAACGGGCTTTAAGTCTTTGAGAGAAAATTCGAGTCCAATTGTAAATAGTAAAAGTGCCACACCGATTTCAGCCAATAATTCAATATTATGAATATCAGTGATCCCGATTCCAGGGCTGAAAGGTCCGACTAAAATTCCAGCAAGAATGTAACCCAATATCAAGGGTTGTTTGAGCTGTTGTGCAATCAAGCCACCGATTAAACCGGCGATGACTATAATTGAAATGTCTGCTGCGATTCCCACTAACACTCCCAGAGGAAATTTTTGTTGAATGGGTTAAAAGGATTTACCAAATACACATAAACCACGGTTTCAATCGCAAATTCTATATGGCATGATTGGTATGTTTTCATCGGATACGTATTTGTTTTGCACAGTATAAAGCAGAAAATGGTTGAATTGTTCTTCCTGATGGGGATGAACAACTAGCTCTTGACCATTTCACTCTAGCAAGAATTAACCACAAAATTGTTTGGATATAAGGGGCTTTTAAAAGGAAAAATTTGCTATCACTAGAGTATGCGTGCATCAGCTACTCACTTTCCCTTCCTCAACGTTGATGATCTAAACATTTTGTTCGTGATATTACCTTCATTTTGAGAACGAAGAGGAAAATTTCCATCCGAAACGGTTTTCACATCATCCACTAAATAGAAAGCCCTCGGGTTAAATCGTTTTACTTCCTCAACTACAGTTTCAAGATTACCTCGTTCGATTATACTGTACAAAATTCTAACCGGTCCTCTTGAACCCTGTGCATCAACAATGGTAATCCCAAAACCCTTCTCGCGGAAATAGGCCAGGAGAGCATCTGAATTATCTCGAGTAATTACCCTTATTGCTACTTTCCCGATAGTGAGTTTACGCTCAATGGTCATGCCGACATAGTTGCCAGCCGCAAATCCACCTGCATAAAATAGATAATAGAAAGGTGATGCTAGATTCTTCATGATACTTGAAATGACAAGCAGCCAGATGAACACCTCAAAAAAGCCCAATATTGCGGCTAGATTTTTGATACCTCTCGCAACAAAAAGAATTCGAATAGTACCCAGGCTGACATCAAGAATCCGGGCCATAAATATTAAAACAGGAAGAACTATATACGCAAACCACCAAACTTCCAACCACTGCTCCATTACAAGATGCTCCTTAAGATTGCACAGAGAATATATTGACAATAAATTGTCTTACGCCTATTATTTCACAAAGCCTATATTCAAGTTTTTATGCAAAGGAGAATTGTAGACCCAAGATCGACAGACAGCGTAGACCAGGTCGACATAGAAATTTACCCTAGGTTTCATGTGCCCTGCATAATAAATATACTGTAGGTCCTGAAATTACTGATCCACCGACGTTTCTATAAGTATTGGAAAGTGAGGA encodes:
- a CDS encoding cation:proton antiporter, which translates into the protein MGIAADISIIVIAGLIGGLIAQQLKQPLILGYILAGILVGPFSPGIGITDIHNIELLAEIGVALLLFTIGLEFSLKDLKPVRYIALLGTPLQILLTMGFGYVLGRFFGFDSNESIWLGALISLSSTMVIIKTLSNQRRLGTLSSRVMIGILLVQDLAIVPLMIILPQLSSPEHSFANLGWAVLRATIFLTGMIVLGTRIMPRFMKFIAISNSRELFLLAVTAMGLGIGYGTYLFGLSFALGAFVAGLVLNQSEYAHKALSDIISIRDLFALLFFVSVGMLFDPLHFIDNWKTVVLFILLISIGKALIFLMITPLFKYHNIIPIAVSLGLFQVGEFSFVLARVGQSTHSISNELYALVLNVAIVTMVLTPTISGFTAPLYSLLRKKFKYEDHQRLNFPKGSLHDHVVIAGAGNVGQYIAQILSRLGRKFVLIELDFRKVEQVKKLKYSVIYGDASQPIVLNAARVDSARLLIITTPAHATTMAIVNHMHQINPNLHMVARAEGREQIENLAKSGVYEVVMPNFEASLEITRQALLHLDLPPGVIMKYTDSIRHELYASRYVKRNEQTVLKQLMDAAHLLDLSWVTLAKGSSLLEKTIRESAIRSVTGVTVVGLMRDGVVFPNPEGDTCFEQGDMLAIMGDIHQIAAFKNLAEGEQN
- a CDS encoding potassium transporter TrkA; amino-acid sequence: MIAIFSFLIILTLSLIVTRIAAIALSVTGVSSETAQFQARSAFTGVGFTTTESESILK
- a CDS encoding DUF2179 domain-containing protein, with the protein product MEQWLEVWWFAYIVLPVLIFMARILDVSLGTIRILFVARGIKNLAAILGFFEVFIWLLVISSIMKNLASPFYYLFYAGGFAAGNYVGMTIERKLTIGKVAIRVITRDNSDALLAYFREKGFGITIVDAQGSRGPVRILYSIIERGNLETVVEEVKRFNPRAFYLVDDVKTVSDGNFPLRSQNEGNITNKMFRSSTLRKGK